One Pantoea eucalypti genomic region harbors:
- a CDS encoding dicarboxylate/amino acid:cation symporter: MKTSLFKSLYFQVLMAIGIGVLLGHFYPELGTQMKPLGDAFVKLIKMIIAPVIFCTVVTGIAGMESMKAVGRTGAVALLYFEIVSTIALLIGLIVVNVVQPGAGMNVDPATLDAKAVAMYAQQAEQQGVVAFLLDIIPNSVIGAFASGNILQVLLFAILFGFALHRLGNTGTLIFNVIENFSKVIFGIINMIMRLAPIGAFGAMAFTIGKYGVGSLVQLGQLIICFYITCILFVVIVLGLIARLFAGFSIFKFIAYIKEELLIVLGTSSSESALPRMLDKMEKLGCKKSVVGLVIPTGYSFNLDGTSIYLTMAAVFIAQATNAHMDIFHQITLLVVLLLSSKGAAGVTGSGFIVLAATLSAVGHLPVAGLALILGIDRFMSEARALTNLIGNGVATVVVAKWVDQLDHKQLTDTLAGRNKENKATESSI, encoded by the coding sequence ATGAAAACCTCACTTTTTAAAAGCCTTTATTTCCAGGTGCTGATGGCGATTGGCATCGGCGTTTTGTTAGGCCATTTTTACCCGGAGTTAGGGACCCAGATGAAGCCGCTGGGAGATGCCTTTGTTAAGTTAATCAAGATGATTATCGCCCCGGTCATTTTCTGTACCGTGGTGACCGGCATCGCTGGCATGGAAAGCATGAAAGCGGTAGGACGGACCGGTGCGGTTGCGCTGCTCTATTTTGAAATTGTCAGCACCATCGCGCTGCTTATCGGCCTGATCGTGGTGAACGTGGTGCAGCCAGGTGCCGGGATGAACGTTGATCCTGCCACGCTGGATGCCAAAGCTGTGGCGATGTACGCGCAGCAGGCAGAGCAACAGGGTGTCGTCGCTTTCCTGCTGGATATTATCCCCAACAGCGTGATTGGCGCCTTTGCCAGCGGCAACATTCTGCAGGTACTGCTGTTTGCCATTCTGTTTGGTTTTGCCCTGCATCGTCTGGGTAACACCGGCACGCTGATTTTCAACGTGATTGAAAATTTCTCAAAAGTGATTTTCGGCATTATCAATATGATCATGCGCCTGGCACCGATAGGGGCATTTGGCGCAATGGCGTTCACCATCGGTAAATATGGCGTGGGTTCACTGGTGCAACTCGGCCAGCTGATTATCTGTTTCTATATCACCTGTATTCTGTTTGTGGTGATTGTGCTGGGGCTGATTGCGCGTCTGTTTGCCGGGTTCAGCATCTTCAAGTTTATCGCCTACATAAAAGAAGAGCTGCTGATTGTGCTGGGGACTTCCTCTTCCGAATCTGCGCTGCCGCGCATGCTGGATAAGATGGAGAAGCTGGGCTGCAAGAAATCGGTGGTCGGGCTGGTGATTCCCACCGGCTATTCCTTTAACCTGGACGGCACCTCGATTTACCTGACCATGGCGGCGGTATTTATTGCTCAGGCGACCAATGCGCACATGGATATCTTCCATCAGATTACGCTGCTGGTGGTGCTGCTGCTCTCTTCCAAAGGTGCGGCGGGGGTAACCGGTAGTGGATTCATCGTGCTGGCGGCGACGCTCTCTGCGGTGGGCCATCTGCCAGTGGCGGGTCTGGCGTTGATTCTCGGTATTGACCGCTTTATGTCCGAAGCCCGTGCGCTGACTAACCTGATTGGTAACGGTGTAGCGACCGTGGTGGTGGCGAAATGGGTCGACCAGCTGGATCATAAACAGCTGACCGATACGCTGGCAGGCCGAAATAAAGAGAATAAAGCGACTGAATCTTCAATTTAA
- the hmsP gene encoding biofilm formation regulator HmsP has product MRVSRSLTIKQMATVSLVAIITISIFIVIQLFHFVQQRRIDYAQQMENIAHTVRQPLSEAVLRADIPQAERILHSLKPAGILSRADVVLPNAFQALHADFEVEKPVPRLVARLFELPVQITLPLYSVENTGMPKPLAYLVLQANSTRVYQFILSTLSTMIITYLLLALILSVAISWCINRLVVHPLRNLSRELQELPPQSILTHKLSLPQSHRDDEIGMLVRSYNRNQQVLESIHDEMSRLTTHFPVTDLPNRTLFLALVDQCMRMPEQSLGLMVIRIETLQEANGVLSDEQRDTLMLTLVEKIRNTLDDHTLLAQTGTSDFVLLMKRASNPFRALRLARNLMIRLNQPVNLHQLQLRPNLSIGLALHEDQPLSANELLDRATSAMMSARHQGKNQILFFDAALTERAQKRLTQEHDILQGLHDDQFALYLQPQVDMRTGALTGAEALLRMRQPDGSYGLTEEFIASAEEIGVISAIGRWVFEEACRILAGWQRQGIMLPLSVNISAVQLRDTGVVSHLQALLTRHRIAPDTLVLEVTETAQLDDAEQAMSMLRLLQQTGVAVALDDFGMGYSNLNYLHQLKALPVNKLKMDRSFVAALPHDDTMVRIVAAIAEIIHLEVIAEGVETAEQRDWLLARGIAIGQGYLYAEALPLTRFNQAWIENSSLPQ; this is encoded by the coding sequence TTGCGCGTAAGCCGGTCACTTACGATAAAGCAGATGGCGACAGTTTCGCTGGTTGCGATTATCACCATCAGTATCTTTATCGTCATCCAACTGTTTCATTTTGTGCAGCAGCGCAGGATTGACTACGCCCAGCAGATGGAGAATATCGCGCACACCGTCCGTCAGCCGCTGTCGGAAGCGGTGCTGCGCGCCGATATTCCTCAGGCCGAACGTATTCTTCACTCCCTGAAACCGGCCGGTATTTTATCGCGCGCCGATGTGGTGCTGCCGAATGCGTTCCAGGCTCTGCATGCAGATTTCGAGGTGGAAAAACCGGTGCCGCGTCTGGTCGCCCGCCTGTTTGAGCTGCCGGTGCAGATTACCCTGCCGCTCTATTCAGTCGAAAATACCGGGATGCCGAAGCCGCTGGCCTATCTGGTGTTGCAGGCTAACTCGACGCGCGTCTACCAGTTTATCCTCAGCACGCTCTCGACCATGATTATCACCTATCTGTTGCTGGCGCTGATTCTTTCCGTGGCGATCAGCTGGTGCATTAACCGGCTGGTGGTGCATCCGCTGCGCAATCTCTCTCGCGAACTGCAGGAGCTGCCGCCCCAGTCGATTCTGACGCACAAGCTGTCGCTACCGCAGAGCCACCGCGATGATGAAATCGGTATGCTGGTCCGTAGCTACAACCGCAATCAGCAGGTGCTGGAGTCAATCCATGATGAGATGAGCCGGCTGACGACCCATTTTCCCGTCACCGATCTGCCCAACCGCACTCTGTTTCTGGCGCTGGTCGATCAGTGCATGCGCATGCCTGAACAGTCACTGGGTCTGATGGTCATCCGCATTGAAACCCTCCAGGAAGCTAACGGCGTACTCAGCGATGAGCAGCGCGATACACTGATGCTGACGCTGGTGGAGAAGATCCGTAATACCCTGGACGACCATACTTTGCTGGCGCAGACCGGGACCAGCGATTTTGTCCTGCTAATGAAGCGTGCAAGCAATCCGTTCCGCGCGCTGCGTCTGGCGCGTAATCTGATGATTCGCCTGAATCAGCCGGTTAACCTCCATCAGCTCCAGCTGCGCCCTAATCTCAGCATCGGTCTGGCGCTGCATGAGGATCAGCCGCTGAGCGCGAATGAGCTGCTTGACCGCGCGACGTCGGCGATGATGTCGGCCCGTCATCAGGGCAAAAATCAGATCCTGTTCTTTGATGCCGCACTGACCGAGCGCGCGCAGAAGCGTCTGACTCAGGAGCATGACATCCTGCAGGGTCTGCATGATGATCAGTTCGCGCTTTACCTGCAACCGCAGGTCGATATGCGGACCGGCGCGTTAACCGGCGCCGAAGCCCTGTTGCGCATGCGCCAGCCAGACGGCAGTTATGGTCTTACCGAAGAATTTATTGCCAGCGCCGAAGAGATTGGCGTGATTAGCGCGATAGGTCGCTGGGTGTTTGAAGAGGCGTGCCGCATTCTGGCTGGCTGGCAGCGGCAGGGCATTATGCTGCCGCTGAGTGTGAATATTTCCGCTGTGCAACTGCGGGACACCGGCGTGGTCTCTCATCTGCAAGCCCTGCTGACGCGCCACCGCATCGCACCCGACACGCTGGTGCTGGAAGTGACAGAGACCGCTCAGCTTGATGATGCAGAACAGGCGATGTCGATGCTGCGCCTGTTGCAGCAGACCGGCGTCGCCGTGGCCCTGGATGATTTTGGCATGGGCTACTCCAACCTGAACTATCTGCATCAGCTGAAAGCGTTGCCGGTAAACAAGCTGAAGATGGATCGCAGCTTCGTGGCGGCGCTACCGCATGACGACACAATGGTCCGTATCGTCGCGGCTATCGCCGAGATTATCCACCTTGAAGTGATTGCCGAAGGCGTGGAAACAGCCGAGCAGCGCGACTGGCTTCTGGCGCGCGGTATCGCTATCGGGCAGGGCTATCTCTACGCTGAAGCCCTGCCTCTGACCCGATTTAATCAGGCGTGGATTGAAAACTCCTCACTGCCGCAATAA